tgcaacctacaacagccttccacactatccacaactccagcaaccttgtgtcatcggcaaacttgctaacccagccttccacttccttatccaagtcatttatgaaaatcacaaagagtagaggtcccagaacagatccttatggaacaccactggtcaccgagctccatgctgaatactttccatctactaccaccctctgacttctatgggccagccaattttgtatccagacagccaactttccctgtatcccatgtctccttactttctgaatgagcctaccatggggaaccttatcaaacgccttgctaaaatccatatacaccacatccactgctcttccttcatcaatatgttttgtcacatcttcaaagaattcaataaggcttgtgaggcatgacctgccccttacaaagccatgctgactgtctctaatcaaattatgcttttccaaataatcataaatcctgtctctcagaatcctctgcaataatttgcccactaccgacataagactgacttgtctataattcccagggttatccctattccctttcttgaacaagggaacaacatttgccaccctccaatcatctggtactactacagtggacagtgaagatgcaaagatcatcgccaaaggcgcagcaatctcttccctcgcttcccgtaatatccttgggtatatcccgtctggccccggggacttatctgtcctcatatcattcaaaatgtccagcacatcctccctcttaacctcaacctgttcgagcatatcagcctgttccacgctgtcctcacaaacgaccaggtccctctcactagtgaatactgaagcaaagtattcatttaggacctcccctacctcctccgactccaggcacaagttccctccactatccctgatcggccctaccctcactctggccatcctcttcttctcacataagtgtagaacgccttgggattttccttaatcctacccgccaagacattttcatgtcccattctagctctcctaagtccattcttcagttccttcctggataccttgtaaccctctagagccctgtctgatccttgcttcctcaaccttaagtaagcttccttcttcctcttgactagctgttccacatctcttgtcatccaaggttccttcaccctaccatcccttccctgcctcatcgggacaaagctatccagcagtcgcagcaagtgctccctcaacaacctccacatttctgtcgtgcatttccctgagaacatctattcccaatttatgctccccagttcctgcctaatagtattgtaattccccctcccccaattaaatattttcccatcccatctgctcctgtccctctccatgactatagtaaaggtcagggagttgtgatcactatcaccaaaatgctctcccaccgagagatctgccacctggcctggttcgttgccaagcaccaaatccaacatagtcttccctctagtcggcctatctacatattgagtcaggacacctacctggacacacctgacaaaaactgctccatccaaactatttgcactaaggaggttccaatcaatattagggaagttgaagtcacccatgacaacaaccctgttacttctgcacctttccaaaatctgcctcccaatctgttcctccgtgtctctgttgctattggggtgtctattgaaaactcccaacaaagtgactgctcctttcttgtttctgacttccacccataatgactcagtagacaaaccctcctcgatgacctccatttcggcagctgtgatactatccctgattagcaatgccactcccccacctcttttacctccctccctattccttttgaaacatctaaaccccgaaacatccaacatccattcctgcccctgtgatatccatgtctccgtaatggccacatcgtatctccaagtactgatccatgctctaagttcatcacccttattcctgacacttcttgcgttaaaatagacacacttcaacccatcatactggctgcaactttgccctgtcacctgtctaaccttcctcacagaaccTTTATAAGgttttggttagaccacaactggagtattgtgtccagttctagttaccacactttaggaaagatgtgagggtccttgagagggtgcacaggagatttaccagaatggttccaggaatgagggattttggttacaaggttaagttggaaaagctggggttgttctccttggagcaaaggagatggaggggagatttggtagaagtGAACATGATTATTACAGgtctggataaggtagacaaaaaaaagctgttcccattaactgattgtacaagggcgagaggacacagattaaagcctggttacccaacccgaacccgactagaccagactacatgggtcgggtcgggtctatattccgagtccagcattcgggctcggtttggatcaggctggacagtgctgcctccaggaactcacaggatcaggctcacccatgattccccacaactccatctgcaggaagagCCAGCTGTCGGAACGGATGAACAGGATCGcaagtattaccatttggacaaggtggagcacaataacatgtttgatatcattacATTTATTGTGATATTTGGATCAGGTCAGGCATgataaaaaattaaaggactcgggcctgggtcgggttcgggttggctgtggtcgcatcaggcctgggtcaggtttcaattttatacccgagcaggcctttaacacaGCTTTAAAGTCTTGGGTAAGTGATGCAGgggcaatgtgaggaagaacttttttgcacagcgagtagtaatgacttggaacccactgcccacaaggatggtagaagtggagacgattaatgatcttgaaaggaaattggagagacacttgaaggaaataaatttgcagggttatgaggatAGAGCTGGGAAATGAAATTAACTGGATTGCTCATGGAGAGCGTCatagacgaatggcctccttcttattCAGAAGAATTTCTATTTACATTTCTTAAATTGAGGAACAGAAAGGGAAAAGTTGTCCCAAGATTTTATTTTCCAGGTATGGTCTGATATAAAGGTGTGGAAGCTTGTCTCTTTTAAAGGTGTCtgcaaaattggcaaaataaaactCCCAAGTAAAACAACATAATTTTTAAAACCAAACATCCAGTGATTCAATATACAGAAGGGTTGATTCTTTACCGTAAATAAAGTAACTCTGCATAAGATGTGGTGGAATTGGCTTTTTTTAAACCCTTTTTCAGATAATCTGTTGAGAAGTGGAGTGCTGTTGGATGAAAACCTGAAGATCTGGAAGACTAGTTGAGTAGTCACTAACCTCTTAATATTTGTAACTTGTAAATGTACTTAGCTGGAAAAAGTCATTTCAATTCTACTTACAATTTTATACATACTATTTAGGATCTGGTTGACATAAGCCATTTGGAGTCAATGGCATGGGAATGGCTTCTAATTGGCTGTATCTGGCTAATATGCTCATGTATATTTTCAtgttctgtgccgcaaatgactatGACTGACTCTCACGTTCTCACtcccgcacacactctctcacacatattgtctcacacactccctctcacacacacatgcacacatactgtctcacacactctttctcacactcacatgattttgtcgctgggtcaaaatcctggaactccctccccaagagcactgtgggtgtacttacaccacatggaccgcagtggttcaagaaggcggctcaccaccacctgctcaagggcaattagggacggccaCTAAAATCCTGCCTTGTCACCACggccaaatcccatgaacaaataaaaaaaaaactctccctctcactcactgtcacattctctttttcactcactctcttatccactcattctcattcttttgatccctctctatccctcctgcCATTCAGATCTTTCTCCTCTCTCTTATTAATACTCTCTGTTAATCAATTCTTCCCTTGTGCTGCCTGCTCTTGTTCTTTCCAAGCTCCAAAAATTTGCTGTGCTCTCATGCTCTTTTTCCTCTGTCATCCCGACATTCTCCCTACGTTTAATCAAGAGTTTCTTCCTCTAACTCATTCCGAAAAGCCAAATTTAGTGTCACCTGATCATTAATTTCTGATTTTACTTACTTTCTCTGTTACAATTTTCAATCTTGGGGATGTCCTGCACTTTGGACCTTGGGATCTCACTTAAAAATGTTTTTTTACATCATGCCAACTAAATATATCAAAGATTTAGCAAGAGGCAAAAACAGAAAGCAGGGTTCTTTGTACCAGGCTGACATTCCAGGATGCAAATTGACTATGGACTTCGCGCATACAATGTCATCAGTCAGGTCATCATCCAAAAAAGCTGCAATAAAAAAATATTAGATATCATATAttagaataaataaaaagaaataggaagaatttgcatttatgctGCATTTTCCATGACCcaccacaaagtgctttacaggcaataaGTGCTTttaaagtgcaatcactgttgtaatatatgaaatgtggcagccaattttcatgcAGAAatctcccacaaacaccaatgacgTAAATGTGAAGATAATcaatttttagtgatattggttgagggataaataccagccaggacaccagaaagaactcccctactcttctttgaaatagtggccacaggatcttttacaccctcctgagagggcaaacgggaccttggtttaatgactTATCTGTAAGGTGGTACCTCTGgccatgcagtactccctcagtgctgcattgaggctgtcagcctagattttgtcctcAAATCAATGGAGTGGTACTTAAACCCAGAATCATCTGACTCAGATGCAAGAGCAGTATCCGCTGAGCCAAGGCTGTTAGCTTAACTTCCAGGTGAGATCCAGGTGGCCTCCAAGAAGCCAATACGGTCATGCCCACCAATGGTCCCTTTAACCATTGACTTTCCTCCAATTACCTAATACATTTGGTAGTGCCTTTCGTTTCACTGAGCAACGCTCGGTGCCTGCAGTAGGTAAGTGATCATCATGAACAGCAGTATGTAAGATGGAAATCATGGCTTCATTGTCACCCTGCCATCACTGCCTTATTAAAACTGACCCACTATATTGCTGGGCTCACACTTCCAATCtccacagtcatttcctgcagaaaCTACAATGCATCAATTTTGCCACTGAGGTTGGTCCCCTCATGACCACTGTATAACAGTGGACAAGGCTAAGAAAATCCCTCCATTAACTTAAGTGGGCACAACGTCAAGCCAAGAAGGCTTCCCCGACCAGCGAGCACtttcaagaacataagaaataggagcagaagtagaccatatggcccatcgagcctgctccgccattcagtacgatcgttGCTgtccttgggcttcaattccactttcctgcccactccccatatcccttgattccctgtgagaccaaaaatctatctatcccagccttaaatgtattcaatgatggagcatccacaaccctctggggtagcggATTCCAAAATttaacaaccctttgagtgcagttatttctcctcatctcagtcctgaatggtcagccccttatcctgagactgtgtccccgtgttctagattccctgaccagtgggaacaatctctcagcttctacactatcaagccctttcagaatcttgtatgtctcaattaaatcacccctcactcctctaaactccagataatattaggcccaatttactctgtctctcatcataggataaccccctcatcccaggcacCAACTTATTAAATCTTTGCTGCAactcctccagtgcaagtatatccttccttaaatgtggagaccaaaactgcacacagtattccaggtgtggtctcaccaaagccctgtacaattttagtaagatttctttattcccgtattccgatcaccttgcaataaaggtcaacatgccatttgccttcccaatagcctgctgcacctgcatgttaactttgtgcgctccttgtacgagtacccccaaatctctctgaacattaacacttaccagtttcacaccttttaaaaaatattctgcttttctatttttacaatcaaagtgaacaacttcccacttccctacattatactccatttgccatcttgttgcccactcacttaacctgtctatatctctttgcaggctcTCTACGTCCTCCCCAAGGCTTACGTTTCCACCGAGCTTAGATACTTAGAACTTAGAtacattcactctctgtctcttcatccaagtcattaatatagagtgtaaatagctgaggtcccagcactgatccttgcagcaccccactcttcactgcctgccaatttgaaaatgctccatttaggcccactctctgcttcctgtctgttaaccaatcctctatccaggctaatatattacccccaacaccatgagcccttatcttgcctattaatcttttatgtggcaccgtatcgaatgccttttggaaatccaggtatactacatctactggttcccctttatctactctactagttacatcctcaaaaacctctaataaatttgtcaaacaggatctccctttagtaaaaccatgctgacttgttctaatcataagaTGCTTTTCCAAATGGCCCTTTCTCCACCATCTCCAATTTATTTTTCACAATAACGTTAAGACTTttctaataatagtttccagcatcttcccaatgactgatgttaggctaactggcttgtagttccctgtttctctctacctcctttcttgaaaagcagtgtaacatttgccaatttccaatatgatgggaccattcctgaatctaaggaattctggaaaatcggagccagcacatccactatctctgcagcttctcttttagaaccctaggatgtaggccatctggttccGGGGACTTATAAGATTTTAGTTCCTCAAATTtcaccaatactttttcttggATGATATCaacatccttaatttcctcactctttttagcccctacgttactgtctatttctggtatggaactagcGTCTTCTACTgtcaagacagacacaaaatatttgttcaatacctctgccatttcctcatttcccatgacgatttttcctgtctctgcctcaaagggaccaacgtctactttagctactctcttccttttttatgtacttataaaagctcttacaatctgttattATATTGCTGGCCAGTTTACTCTCACATTCTATTACAGTAGGGTTGCCAAATCTGGTTGGATGTActcttggaggtttcatcacatgggaCCTCTCACTGTGCCCTTCCCTTCACCAAACATCCTTCACTATTAGTCCACCAAAAGGACCATCCCCGCAGAACTCCACCTTCCCATGGCCAACTGAGAACTCAACATGCTCTTCATTGGATGATTCTTAACTTCAGCCAAATGGCCCTTTCTCTACCATCTCCAATTTATTTTTCACAATAATAAGCAAAAGGGTTCAAATAAGCTTTTTTGAAAAGCGCAGAGATTTTATTAATGTCTGCTATGAATTTTCTCCCTGGGTTTGCTCACACCAATGCGCTGGAGATCAATCTTTCATTCCCCAatgctccaggacaatcctggagagttggcaaccctgtcCAAAACCAGGAAAGAGGATTGGGGAACTAGTCAAATGGAGGATCATTTTGTTTCCAATGGGGATAGCACTGAGCACCTTTCAGAAACCTGTgatcaattttctgtccatcgtttTAACATGGAAAGGTTTGGCGTACACTATTGGAGCCTGCCTACCTGAACAGCTCAAGCCACAGTTCCTCTTGGTGACAGGAGTGTCCTCGTCCAGACACCACCAGAAATTGTTGATCTGAAACAGGCCGCAGTCTACTGACAAGATTTTCCCACGGTTCCAGCTAAGATGGATGGCTGCTGAGTTGTAAGCGCTTTCGTAGAACGCAGTACAAACCCCTGCAAATCAGAGTAAAAGGAAAACAAATTAAGTAGAACTGAGCAAGGATGTTCTGCCCCAGGAGCCtgatccgtcattcaattagatctcgGTTGATCTGCAATGTTaaccccatctacccaccttggttccataacccttaataccctcgcctaacaaaaatctatcgatctcatttTTGAAActcactagggatgggcaataaatacttccCAGCAACGCACGTACCCAAGAATGAATATTCTAAATTAAGAAAAAAATGTCTAGGACGGAATTTTAAGTATCAAAACGGACGGGTTCAGGTGCGGGGCCGGGGGTTGGGTGAGGGATGTTAAATCCCCCAAAAATGGCTGGCGTGTCAGAAAGCTGTCACGATCCCGCTCACTTCCGGCTTTTACCGGAGCTCGTTTAGAGGCTTGTGGAAAATCTCCATGAAGCTGTTGGGTCTGtcatctaaatatataaatatccaattagttctgcctttaacccACCATTTTGCCATTAACAACCATTCCCAAGTTTCCCAAGCTGTGTAGAACTCTTCAGGGTCAACGAGGTGAGAACACAGTGGGGACTCATTGTTCAATGAAACTGAGGAGGCCAGTCAGACACAGAGGCTCTCacatttgctgcagtggctggaaACCCACAGGTACAGGGAGCAATTGGTTGCATATGCAGTCCGTTTGCAAGCTGATGAGCATCTGTGCCCAATTCAAACTGGCGTCGGGAGCCAAAGTGAAtcgcggcaagagcaaggccatgttctttgggaactgggctgtccgatcctttgtccccttcaccgtcagatcaggctacctgaaggtgctgggaatatggttcgtaGGGGCCTGGGCATGCGCCAAAAATTTAAAGGAGCGTATAACCATGGTAAAACATAAACTGAGAATGTGGGAGAAGTGTTCTCTCTGCATTGTGGATAAGAACTCGGTCATCAGGTGCGACGCACTCACGTTGTTAccatacgtggcgcaggtctggcccataccccactcctgc
The genomic region above belongs to Heterodontus francisci isolate sHetFra1 chromosome 10, sHetFra1.hap1, whole genome shotgun sequence and contains:
- the LOC137374239 gene encoding lysozyme C-like, with translation MKMFLILSSLLMIASAKIFEKCELAHLLKNAGLDGYQGYSLKDWVCTAFYESAYNSAAIHLSWNRGKILSVDCGLFQINNFWWCLDEDTPVTKRNCGLSCSAFLDDDLTDDIVCAKSIVNLHPGMSAWVAWNNRCNGRNIDHFVTGCGL